From a region of the Panicum virgatum strain AP13 chromosome 2K, P.virgatum_v5, whole genome shotgun sequence genome:
- the LOC120683682 gene encoding DNA repair RAD52-like protein 2, chloroplastic yields MEAAAATALPFAAAAAAAVVSARGGCTAVVAAGCAARPRARPRQGRWRWRGASVVAKMEGGQGKGVPTTNYVVPLDKATGMTRPLVEILRDLNKRVPDKIIDPETNAVHWYHANRMLSFYAPGWCGEVRDVIYSENGTVTVVYRVILKGTDGEAYRDATGTSQVHEGRREDAVAAAEEEAFCKACARFGFGLYLYHQDDMHHEDHFH; encoded by the exons atggaggccgcggcggcgaccgctctcccgttcgcggcggcggcggcggcggccgtcgtctccgcgCGGGGCGGGTgcacggcggtggtggcggcaggGTGCGCCGCGCGACCCCGGGCGAGGCCGAGgcaggggcggtggcggtggcggggcgCGTCCGTGGTGGCGAAGATGGAGGGCGGGCAGGGGAAGGGGGTGCCCACCACCAACTACGTGGTGCCGCTCGACAAGGCCACCGGGATGACGCGCCCGCTCGTGGAGATCCTGCGGGACCTCAACAAGCGCGTCCCCGACAAGATCATCGACCCCGAGACCAACGCCGTCCACTG GTATCATGCCAACAGGATGCTTAGCTTTTATGCACCAG GTTGGTGCGGAGAAGTTCGTGATGTTATTTATTCTGAGAATGGAACTGTAACCGTTGTCTATAGAGTGATACTGAAAGGAACTGATGGAGAG GCATACAGAGATGCCACAGGAACATCACAGGTCCATGAGGGCCGCAGGGAAGACGCTGTTGCAGCCGCGGAGGAAGAAGCATTCTGCAAAGCCTGCGCACGCTTCGGTTTTGGACTGTACCTGTACCACCAGGATGATATGCATCACGAGGATCACTTCCATTGA
- the LOC120683691 gene encoding UPF0664 stress-induced protein C29B12.11c-like yields MAENPQLFGNGMPVPFYGEMFVLARDGVEFHVDKIPSAPGGQVKTKGTIYLSNIRMVFVANKPVGNFFAFDMPLLFVHGEKFNQPIFHCNNISGYVEPVVPDNQNRALYSTHTFKILFKEGGCGTFVPLFLNLVASVRRYNQFEAQSAANMAPRVDPLQAAQTPVDEMMRHAYVDPNDPTKIFLQQPAPESQLRRRNYHGPADSA; encoded by the exons ATGGCGGAGAACCCGCAGCTGTTCGGGAACGGGATGCCCGTCCCGTTCTACGGCGAGATGTTCGTCCTCGCCCGCGACGGCGTCGAGTTCCACGTCGACAAGATCCCATC AGCTCCTGGCGGTCAAGTGAAGACAAAAGGAACAATTTACCTGTCTAATATAAGGATGGTGTTTGTTGCCAACAAGCCTGTTGGTAACTTCTTTGCTTTTGATATGCCCCTG TTGTTTGTGCACGGTGAGAAGTTCAATCAGCCCATATTCCACTGCAACAACATTTCTGGATATGTTGAACCA GTTGTTCCAGACAACCAGAACAGGGCCCTGTACTCAACTCACACCTTCAAGATCTTGTTCAAGGAAGGCGGCTGTGGTACTTTCGTCCCTCTCTTCCTGAACCTGGTTGCGTCTGTGCGACGCTACAACCAGTTTGAAGCCCAGTCTGCGGCTAACATGGCACCACGTGTGGACCCTCTGCAAGCTGCACAGACTCCTGTTGATGAAATGATGCGTCATGC GTATGTTGACCCGAATGATCCTACCAAGATCTTCCTGCAGCAACCAGCGCCAGAATCCCAGCTCAGGAGGAGGAACTACCACGGCCCAGCTGATAGCGCGTAG